One window of the Pseudomonas sp. S04 genome contains the following:
- a CDS encoding TorF family putative porin, translating into MFKPTIFLISLLACMHADAQIFQRELGDYDLKLGTSPSRSMAQGLVKPSSSGSFHGGLDLSHDSGWYVGQWAPSMGLSPASNLEVDSYLGFKHPFDETLGYEVGMIHYSYPQLDTLDSQEFFGGLTLLGSRFGAAFSNDPDRRNSTLFANLSGNEPFGIGLSLKYTSHRLNSPVSIADGGYISTFNDWSVKLSRPWLGIDLNLIYSDSNLNGNGCSAYSGHNSQCDGLLTFKAERSFY; encoded by the coding sequence ATGTTCAAACCGACGATTTTCCTGATCAGCCTGCTGGCTTGCATGCACGCCGACGCGCAGATATTCCAGCGCGAACTCGGTGACTACGACCTCAAGCTAGGCACCAGCCCGAGCCGCAGCATGGCCCAGGGCCTGGTCAAGCCGTCCAGCAGCGGGTCCTTCCATGGCGGCCTGGACCTGAGCCATGACAGCGGCTGGTATGTCGGCCAGTGGGCGCCGAGCATGGGCCTGTCGCCAGCCAGCAACCTGGAGGTCGACTCCTACCTGGGCTTCAAACACCCCTTCGACGAGACCCTGGGCTATGAAGTGGGCATGATCCACTACAGCTACCCGCAACTGGACACCCTCGACAGCCAGGAGTTTTTCGGCGGCCTGACCCTGCTCGGCAGCCGCTTCGGCGCCGCCTTCAGCAACGATCCCGACCGACGCAATAGCACGCTGTTCGCCAATCTCAGTGGTAACGAACCCTTCGGCATCGGGCTCAGCCTCAAGTACACCAGCCACCGGTTAAACAGCCCAGTGTCGATCGCCGACGGCGGTTACATCTCCACCTTCAACGACTGGTCGGTCAAGCTTTCGCGACCGTGGTTGGGCATCGACCTGAACCTGATCTACAGTGATTCAAACCTCAATGGCAACGGGTGCAGCGCCTATTCCGGGCACAACAGCCAATGCGACGGCCTGCTCACCTTCAAGGCTGAACGCTCGTTCTATTGA
- a CDS encoding CvfB family protein → MALVGRYNSLQVVKHTNFGLYLDGGADGEILLPNRYIPKDIPSEDEDWLNVFVYLDSDDKLIATTEKPKVQVGEFASLKVVEVNSIGVFLDWGLPKDLLLPYSEEKRQMTAGEYCVVHVYLDKHTRRITATARLDRYLDKTPANYTPGQEVDLLVAEATDMGFKAIINNKHWGLIHKNEIFKFMRAGKEEKGFIKEVRADGKISLSLQPVGEEAATSLNSKILAKLRDNNGTLPVSDKSDPALISSLFGVSKGNFKKAIGALYKNGQIVIHPDRIELS, encoded by the coding sequence ATGGCTTTAGTCGGGCGCTACAACAGTTTGCAAGTGGTTAAACACACTAACTTCGGTTTATATCTGGACGGCGGCGCGGATGGCGAAATCCTGTTGCCCAATCGTTATATTCCAAAAGATATTCCCAGCGAAGATGAAGACTGGCTCAACGTATTTGTTTATCTGGACAGCGATGACAAACTCATTGCCACCACAGAAAAACCGAAAGTTCAGGTCGGTGAATTTGCCAGCCTGAAAGTGGTTGAGGTCAACAGCATCGGCGTGTTTCTCGACTGGGGCCTGCCCAAGGACCTGCTGCTGCCGTATTCCGAAGAAAAACGCCAGATGACCGCCGGTGAATACTGCGTGGTGCATGTCTATCTCGACAAGCACACCCGTCGTATCACCGCGACTGCGCGTCTGGACCGCTACCTGGACAAAACCCCGGCCAACTACACGCCCGGCCAGGAAGTTGACCTGCTGGTGGCCGAAGCGACCGACATGGGCTTCAAGGCGATCATCAACAACAAGCACTGGGGCCTGATCCACAAGAACGAAATCTTCAAGTTCATGCGCGCCGGCAAGGAAGAGAAGGGTTTCATCAAGGAAGTGCGGGCCGACGGCAAGATCAGCCTGAGCCTGCAGCCGGTCGGAGAAGAGGCCGCCACCAGCCTGAACTCGAAGATCCTCGCCAAGTTGCGTGACAACAACGGCACCTTGCCGGTCAGCGACAAGAGCGACCCGGCACTGATCAGCAGCCTGTTCGGTGTCAGCAAGGGCAACTTCAAGAAGGCCATCGGCGCGCTCTACAAGAACGGCCAGATCGTCATTCACCCGGACCGCATTGAACTGAGCTGA
- a CDS encoding DMT family transporter: MIVTRRSVDGFALQVMFGLCLVWGIQQVMIKWAAADIAPVMQAAGRSGISALLVGLLICWKGGWNQVSATWRGGLLAGSLFGLEFLFISEGLQLTTAAHMSVFLYTAPIFTALGVHWLLPSERLRAVQWLGILLAFIGIGVAFAGGVSWDNLDRRMLLGDALGVLAGAAWGATTVVVRASRLSEAPVTLTLFYQLIVGFVGLLLIAILSGQVTHVHLSAVAVTSVLFQGLVVSFCSYLIWFWLLRRYLAANLAVFSFMTPLFGVTFGVLLLGEQLTLNFVIGAMLVLLGITFVSAEQWVRRRLRKALGQH, translated from the coding sequence ATGATTGTCACTCGGCGCAGCGTCGATGGCTTTGCCCTGCAAGTGATGTTTGGCCTGTGCCTGGTGTGGGGCATCCAGCAGGTGATGATCAAGTGGGCGGCGGCGGACATCGCGCCGGTGATGCAGGCGGCCGGTCGCTCGGGGATCTCGGCGTTGCTGGTGGGGTTGCTGATCTGCTGGAAAGGCGGCTGGAATCAGGTCAGTGCGACCTGGCGTGGCGGCTTGCTGGCCGGCAGCCTGTTCGGCCTGGAGTTCCTGTTCATTTCCGAAGGCCTGCAACTGACCACCGCGGCGCACATGTCGGTGTTCCTCTACACCGCGCCGATCTTCACCGCGCTGGGCGTGCACTGGCTATTGCCCAGCGAGCGTTTACGGGCGGTGCAATGGCTGGGGATCCTGCTGGCCTTCATTGGCATCGGCGTGGCGTTTGCCGGGGGCGTGTCCTGGGACAACCTGGACCGGCGCATGCTGCTGGGCGATGCGCTCGGTGTATTGGCCGGAGCCGCCTGGGGGGCGACCACGGTGGTGGTGCGGGCTTCGCGCCTGTCGGAAGCGCCAGTGACCCTGACCCTGTTCTATCAGTTGATCGTCGGCTTTGTCGGCCTGTTGCTGATCGCCATACTCAGCGGCCAGGTGACCCACGTACACCTGAGCGCCGTGGCGGTCACCAGCGTGCTGTTCCAGGGGTTGGTGGTGTCGTTCTGCAGTTACCTGATCTGGTTCTGGTTGTTGCGCCGCTATCTGGCCGCCAACCTGGCGGTGTTTTCGTTCATGACGCCGCTGTTCGGTGTCACGTTCGGCGTGCTGTTGCTCGGCGAACAACTAACCCTCAACTTTGTCATCGGCGCGATGCTGGTGTTGCTGGGCATCACCTTTGTCAGCGCCGAACAGTGGGTTCGCCGTCGTTTGCGCAAAGCCCTTGGGCAACACTGA
- a CDS encoding PA1414 family protein yields the protein MKEKLQNWLHDLGVALGLIEPPLQPVPIRTDDEQRRRQPRRR from the coding sequence ATGAAAGAGAAATTGCAAAACTGGCTCCATGACCTCGGTGTCGCGCTAGGTTTGATCGAACCACCTCTGCAACCCGTGCCTATTCGCACTGACGACGAACAACGCCGCCGCCAACCGCGCCGCCGGTAA